In one window of Campylobacter coli DNA:
- the sodB gene encoding superoxide dismutase [Fe] has protein sequence MFELRKLPYDTNAFGDFLSAETFSYHHGKHHNTYVTNLNNLIKDTEFATKDLVSIIKSSSGGVFNNAAQVYNHDFYFDCITPNACEVKGDIKAALEKEFGSLENFKAEFIKGATGVFGSGWFWLVYNTKNQKLEFVGTSNAATPITEDKVPLLVVDVWEHAYYVDHRNARPAYLEKFYAHINWEFVAKAYEWALKEGMGSVSFYANELHPVK, from the coding sequence ATGTTTGAATTAAGAAAATTACCTTATGATACCAATGCTTTTGGTGATTTTTTAAGCGCTGAAACTTTTAGCTATCATCATGGAAAACATCACAATACCTATGTAACAAATCTTAATAATCTTATCAAAGATACTGAATTTGCAACCAAAGATCTTGTAAGTATTATCAAAAGTTCAAGTGGTGGAGTATTTAACAATGCTGCTCAAGTTTATAATCATGATTTTTATTTTGATTGCATTACGCCAAATGCCTGTGAGGTAAAAGGCGATATTAAAGCAGCTTTAGAAAAAGAATTTGGCTCTTTAGAGAATTTCAAAGCTGAATTTATCAAAGGAGCAACAGGAGTTTTTGGTTCGGGTTGGTTCTGGTTAGTTTATAATACCAAAAATCAAAAATTAGAATTTGTGGGTACTTCAAATGCAGCTACACCTATCACTGAAGATAAAGTTCCTTTACTTGTTGTGGATGTTTGGGAGCATGCTTATTATGTAGATCATCGTAATGCGCGTCCTGCGTATTTGGAAAAATTCTATGCTCATATTAACTGGGAATTTGTAGCAAAAGCTTATGAATGGGCTTTAAAAGAAGGTATGGGATCAGTTAGCTTTTATGCAAACGAACTTCACCCTGTAAAATAA
- a CDS encoding NINE protein has product MKQDKTILLIFKDKIPQERLFILGEELKKSQKDLSALYAISLKNPLVGLVLSITVGLFGVDRFYKGDILLACIKLAFFIIPLFATFAAFIALLNKSHSIFIDYFAIFALMFVVASIWKLVDIYLVFVGIKKDNFYKILNFLS; this is encoded by the coding sequence ATGAAGCAAGATAAAACGATATTGCTCATATTTAAAGATAAGATTCCTCAAGAAAGGCTATTTATCTTAGGGGAAGAATTAAAAAAAAGCCAAAAAGATCTAAGTGCTCTTTATGCTATCTCTCTTAAAAATCCCTTGGTTGGCCTTGTATTAAGTATAACTGTGGGATTATTTGGGGTTGATAGATTTTATAAGGGCGATATCTTGTTAGCTTGTATTAAATTGGCTTTTTTTATAATACCTTTATTTGCTACTTTTGCTGCTTTTATAGCATTGTTAAATAAGAGCCATTCGATTTTTATAGATTATTTTGCTATTTTTGCTTTAATGTTTGTTGTTGCTAGCATTTGGAAGCTTGTGGATATTTATCTTGTTTTTGTGGGTATTAAAAAAGATAATTTTTATAAAATTCTTAACTTTCTTTCTTAA
- a CDS encoding TM2 domain-containing protein: protein MSYDTNFFLLYFKDKVPKDSLIFLKESLEKASEEQKEKLLFTKLKNPLYGLLFAFLFPGLDRIYNGNIILGILKIISVILVSMGLVIAEDKNDESTMLIFINLFFILSVWVILDYFLVWKDICQNNLKKIFEVLQ from the coding sequence ATGAGTTATGATACAAATTTTTTCTTATTATATTTTAAAGATAAGGTTCCAAAGGATTCCTTGATTTTTCTTAAGGAAAGTTTAGAAAAAGCAAGTGAAGAACAAAAAGAAAAACTTTTATTTACTAAACTGAAAAATCCCCTATATGGACTTTTATTTGCTTTTTTGTTTCCTGGTTTGGATAGAATTTATAATGGCAATATAATTTTAGGTATACTTAAAATCATATCAGTAATACTTGTTTCCATGGGTTTGGTAATAGCAGAAGATAAAAACGATGAAAGCACTATGCTGATTTTTATAAATTTATTTTTCATACTAAGTGTTTGGGTGATTTTGGATTATTTTTTGGTATGGAAAGATATTTGTCAAAATAATCTTAAAAAAATTTTTGAAGTTTTACAATGA
- a CDS encoding manganese efflux pump MntP family protein, with translation MDLYSLILLSCALAMDAFAVSLCKGFSVKKLNLRHYVITGAYFGGFQALMPAIGYVIGITFASFIASIDHWIAFILLSLIGLKMIKESFENENCDTNSNQFGFKIMFALAVATSVDALAIGVSFAFLDVNLFLALFLIGSITFILCAIALEIGNKFGTRFKNKAEFLGGAVLIILGIKILIEHLFFS, from the coding sequence ATGGATCTTTACAGTCTTATTCTTTTATCCTGTGCATTAGCCATGGATGCTTTTGCTGTATCTTTGTGTAAAGGATTTAGTGTGAAAAAACTAAATTTAAGACACTATGTTATTACAGGGGCTTATTTTGGCGGTTTTCAAGCTTTAATGCCAGCCATTGGATATGTTATAGGCATAACTTTTGCATCCTTTATCGCAAGTATTGATCATTGGATAGCCTTTATTTTACTCTCTTTAATCGGTCTAAAAATGATTAAAGAATCTTTTGAGAATGAAAATTGCGACACTAATTCAAATCAATTCGGCTTTAAAATTATGTTTGCTTTAGCTGTAGCTACAAGCGTTGATGCCTTAGCTATAGGAGTTAGTTTTGCTTTTTTAGATGTTAATTTATTTTTAGCACTATTTTTAATAGGTTCTATTACTTTTATCTTATGTGCTATTGCTTTAGAAATAGGCAATAAATTTGGCACTCGCTTTAAAAATAAAGCTGAATTTTTAGGGGGAGCTGTTTTGATAATCTTGGGGATAAAAATTTTAATTGAGCATTTATTTTTTAGCTAA
- the miaA gene encoding tRNA (adenosine(37)-N6)-dimethylallyltransferase MiaA: protein MFFQIALIGTTASGKTYVANALAKEFNAVVLSLDSLCVYKEINIANAKPSKDELMNLNYFGVNLLSVDEHFNVELFIREYQKAKEFALMNDLPLIIVGGTGFYLKTMIDGLSQKIQDTTSTLSNDEIYALLLKIDPAYKIEKNDTYRLRKWLSIYENTKEIPSDFLKRTQKDGVLKDIEIYELVWDREILRKRIEARTKEMIDSGLIEEARMLFSNFDNNLKALNSIGLKECKEYLENKISLKELENLITIHTSQLAKRQRTFNRKFQSTPLEFSKALTLLRNKFLAKK, encoded by the coding sequence ATGTTTTTTCAAATCGCACTTATAGGAACTACAGCCAGCGGAAAGACTTATGTAGCAAATGCCTTAGCTAAAGAATTTAATGCAGTGGTTTTAAGCCTTGATAGTCTTTGTGTTTATAAAGAAATCAATATAGCTAATGCTAAGCCATCTAAAGATGAGCTTATGAATTTAAATTACTTTGGAGTAAATTTATTAAGCGTTGATGAGCATTTTAATGTAGAATTATTTATAAGAGAATACCAAAAAGCAAAAGAATTTGCTCTTATGAATGATTTGCCCTTGATTATAGTGGGTGGAACAGGCTTTTATCTAAAAACGATGATAGATGGTTTAAGTCAAAAAATTCAAGATACAACTAGCACTCTAAGTAATGATGAAATTTATGCTCTTTTGTTAAAAATTGATCCGGCTTATAAAATAGAAAAAAATGACACCTATCGTCTTAGAAAATGGCTAAGCATTTATGAAAATACAAAGGAAATTCCTAGTGATTTTTTAAAAAGAACACAAAAAGATGGAGTGCTTAAGGATATTGAAATTTATGAACTTGTATGGGATAGGGAAATTCTAAGAAAGCGCATAGAAGCAAGAACAAAAGAAATGATTGATAGTGGGCTTATAGAAGAAGCAAGAATGCTTTTTTCAAATTTTGACAACAATCTTAAAGCATTAAATTCTATAGGGCTTAAGGAATGTAAAGAGTATTTAGAAAATAAAATTTCTTTAAAAGAACTTGAAAATTTAATCACCATACATACATCACAGCTTGCTAAGCGTCAAAGAACTTTTAATAGAAAATTCCAAAGCACTCCTTTGGAATTTTCTAAAGCTTTAACACTACTTAGAAATAAATTTTTAGCTAAAAAATAA
- the mqnP gene encoding menaquinone biosynthesis prenyltransferase MqnP, protein MNIIWNKFKDILELVVFKHSIFALPFLFSSMIVASKLVNDSAWFGFKALILGIICAVSARNFAMATNRLMDEDIDKDNPRCANRPNVSGKIGRKSVWIFIILNAIIFVVCSYFINTLAFYLSFPVLFVLAIYSAFKRFSSLAHLVLGFCLGLAPIAGSVIVMGEIHIYSVILCLGVTFWTAGFDLLYSLQDMEYDKKVGLHSIPAKFGSKATLFISAFCHVLAVLFWLLFVWQVWGVALGNIALLGVIISGIILAFEHKIVHKNFAHIDKAFFTLNGYLSIIFFIFIWVDLLWG, encoded by the coding sequence ATGAATATAATTTGGAATAAATTTAAAGATATTTTAGAACTTGTGGTATTTAAGCATTCTATTTTTGCCTTGCCCTTTTTATTTTCATCTATGATAGTGGCATCAAAACTCGTTAATGATAGCGCTTGGTTTGGTTTTAAGGCTTTGATTTTAGGTATTATTTGTGCTGTAAGTGCAAGAAATTTTGCTATGGCAACGAATCGTTTAATGGATGAAGATATCGATAAAGACAATCCTCGCTGTGCAAATCGCCCTAATGTCAGTGGAAAAATAGGACGCAAAAGCGTTTGGATTTTTATCATCCTTAATGCGATTATTTTTGTTGTATGTTCTTATTTTATCAATACTTTGGCTTTTTATCTCTCTTTTCCTGTGCTTTTTGTATTGGCAATTTACTCTGCTTTTAAACGCTTTAGTTCTTTAGCGCACTTGGTTTTAGGATTTTGTTTAGGACTTGCACCTATTGCAGGTAGTGTAATAGTCATGGGTGAAATTCACATTTATAGCGTGATTTTATGTTTAGGGGTGACTTTTTGGACGGCTGGATTTGACTTACTTTATTCTTTACAAGATATGGAGTACGATAAAAAAGTGGGGCTTCATTCTATCCCTGCTAAATTTGGCTCTAAAGCGACATTATTTATCTCGGCTTTTTGTCATGTATTAGCAGTATTGTTTTGGCTACTTTTTGTTTGGCAGGTTTGGGGAGTAGCACTTGGAAATATCGCATTGCTTGGGGTGATTATCAGCGGTATTATTTTGGCTTTTGAACATAAAATTGTACATAAAAATTTTGCTCACATCGATAAAGCGTTTTTTACTTTAAATGGATATTTAAGTATAATATTTTTTATTTTTATTTGGGTTGATTTGCTATGGGGATAA
- the moaA gene encoding GTP 3',8-cyclase MoaA encodes MLIDQFGRKINYLRISVTQRCNFRCLYCMPKIPFNHQPKENLLSFEELFLFVKVAIDEGIEKIRITGGEPLLRKDLSIFIKMINDYKKDLDLAITTNGFLLKDFAKDLKDAGLKRLNISLDTLESKKAKTLAQKDVLDSVLAGIDEALNVGLKVKLNTVVLKGLNDDELISLLEFAKSKNIQIRFIEFMENIHAYGKLQGLKRDEIIQILSQKYQIKLIKKAEKAPVSIYSADDYEFGIIDPHSHEFCDSCNRIRLSAEGLLIPCLYFDEALSIKEAVRKGDINAAAKILQEVLRNKPEKNRWSVVDNETSSRAFYQTGG; translated from the coding sequence ATGCTTATTGATCAATTTGGCAGAAAGATTAATTATCTTAGAATATCAGTAACTCAAAGATGTAATTTTCGTTGTCTTTATTGTATGCCAAAAATTCCTTTTAATCATCAACCTAAAGAAAATTTATTGAGCTTTGAAGAACTTTTTTTGTTTGTTAAAGTGGCTATTGATGAAGGAATTGAAAAAATTCGTATCACTGGAGGAGAGCCTTTATTGCGTAAAGACTTAAGTATATTTATAAAAATGATAAATGATTATAAAAAAGATCTTGATTTAGCAATTACAACCAATGGTTTTTTATTAAAAGATTTTGCTAAAGATCTTAAAGATGCTGGACTGAAGCGTTTAAATATCTCTCTTGATACCCTAGAAAGCAAAAAAGCAAAAACTCTCGCACAAAAAGATGTTTTAGATAGTGTCTTAGCAGGGATTGATGAGGCCTTAAATGTAGGCTTAAAAGTCAAACTAAATACTGTTGTGCTAAAGGGTTTAAATGATGATGAATTGATATCTCTTTTGGAATTTGCAAAATCTAAAAATATTCAAATTCGCTTTATAGAATTTATGGAAAATATACACGCTTATGGAAAATTACAAGGCTTAAAAAGAGATGAAATCATACAAATTCTAAGTCAAAAATATCAAATAAAACTCATTAAAAAAGCTGAAAAAGCTCCTGTAAGTATTTATAGTGCAGATGATTATGAATTTGGGATTATAGATCCACACAGCCATGAATTTTGTGATTCTTGTAACCGTATTCGTTTAAGCGCTGAGGGTTTGCTTATACCTTGTCTTTATTTTGATGAGGCTTTAAGCATTAAAGAAGCAGTGAGAAAAGGCGATATTAATGCCGCTGCAAAAATTTTACAAGAAGTATTGCGCAATAAACCTGAAAAAAATAGATGGAGCGTAGTAGATAATGAAACCTCATCTCGTGCCTTTTATCAAACCGGAGGTTAA
- a CDS encoding 7-carboxy-7-deazaguanine synthase QueE has product MQLVESFLSIQGEGKYSGKLAIFMRFAGCNFNCLGFGVKLIKNGKTLKGCDTIRAVFTKEFNEEYENLNANELFKRVLDLKKDFNPIVVITGGEPLIHHENPEFIHFIQTLLENNFKVHFESNGSIELDFEKYPFYKECIFALSVKLQNSGISKEKRLNFNALKGFKHYAKDSFYKFVLNSSQLESSALEILEILEKAPNEIFCMPMGENEQNLKQNALKIAEFCIKNGYNYSDRIHIRLWNDKEGV; this is encoded by the coding sequence TTGCAACTTGTTGAAAGTTTTTTAAGCATACAAGGAGAAGGCAAATACAGCGGGAAATTAGCTATTTTTATGCGTTTTGCAGGGTGTAATTTTAATTGTTTAGGCTTTGGGGTAAAACTTATTAAAAATGGAAAAACTCTTAAAGGTTGCGATACCATAAGAGCAGTTTTTACTAAAGAATTTAACGAAGAGTATGAAAATTTAAATGCTAATGAGCTTTTTAAACGCGTGCTTGATTTAAAAAAAGATTTTAATCCTATTGTGGTGATTACTGGAGGCGAACCTTTAATCCATCATGAAAATCCAGAATTTATCCATTTTATCCAAACTTTGTTAGAAAATAATTTCAAAGTGCATTTTGAAAGCAATGGAAGTATAGAACTTGATTTTGAAAAATATCCTTTTTATAAAGAATGTATTTTTGCTCTAAGTGTCAAGCTTCAAAATAGTGGGATAAGTAAAGAAAAAAGATTAAATTTTAACGCTCTTAAAGGCTTTAAGCATTATGCCAAAGATAGTTTTTATAAATTTGTTTTAAATTCTAGTCAATTAGAAAGTTCGGCATTAGAGATTTTAGAAATTTTAGAAAAAGCGCCTAATGAAATTTTTTGTATGCCCATGGGAGAAAATGAGCAAAATTTAAAACAAAATGCTTTAAAAATAGCCGAGTTTTGTATTAAAAATGGTTATAATTATTCTGATAGAATCCATATTCGTCTTTGGAATGATAAAGAGGGTGTATGA